The following proteins come from a genomic window of Geomonas sp. RF6:
- a CDS encoding manganese efflux pump MntP, translating into MDWISIFGIAVALAMDAFAVALAAGTVLDPLTGRHLFRFGFHFGLFQLLMPVIGWLAGLSIQQWISTYNHWIAFALLATVGGRMIWAALTEEEEEEKAPTDPTRGLTMVMLAVATSIDALAVGLSLAMLKVAIWRPAVVIGLVAGVLTVIGMKLGRRLGEMWGKRVEVCGGLILCAIGVKILLENTIFK; encoded by the coding sequence ATGGATTGGATCTCGATCTTCGGTATAGCGGTCGCCCTGGCCATGGACGCCTTTGCCGTGGCTCTGGCGGCAGGCACCGTCCTCGACCCCCTTACCGGCAGACACCTCTTTCGCTTCGGCTTCCACTTCGGCCTCTTCCAGCTGCTGATGCCGGTCATCGGCTGGCTCGCCGGACTCAGCATCCAGCAGTGGATCTCCACCTACAACCACTGGATCGCCTTTGCCCTCCTCGCCACGGTCGGTGGAAGGATGATCTGGGCCGCCCTTACCGAGGAGGAGGAAGAGGAGAAGGCCCCAACCGACCCCACCCGCGGGCTCACCATGGTCATGCTGGCGGTGGCGACGAGCATCGACGCGCTGGCGGTCGGCCTCTCCCTCGCCATGCTGAAGGTCGCCATCTGGCGTCCCGCCGTCGTCATCGGCCTCGTTGCCGGCGTACTAACCGTCATAGGGATGAAGCTGGGGCGCCGCCTCGGTGAAATGTGGGGGAAGCGGGTCGAGGTCTGCGGAGGGCTGATTCTCTGCGCGATCGGGGTGAAGATCCTTCTCGAGAACACCATCTTCAAGTAG
- the tpx gene encoding thiol peroxidase, whose product MPNVTFKGNPVTLVGPELKVGDAAPDFSLVDNALSPVNLATYAGKVKIISVVPSLDTPVCDTETRRFNQEAAGLPQEAVLLTVSVDLPFAQKRWCGAAGIDRVITLSDYRDRSFGQAYGVVIDELKLLSRSIFVIDRDNTIRYIQHVPEITQEPDYAAVLAAARQLL is encoded by the coding sequence ATGCCAAATGTGACATTCAAAGGGAATCCGGTAACGCTGGTGGGGCCGGAACTGAAGGTAGGGGATGCCGCCCCTGATTTCTCCCTGGTGGACAATGCCCTGAGTCCTGTGAACCTTGCTACCTACGCCGGGAAGGTGAAGATCATCAGCGTCGTTCCGTCGCTGGACACGCCGGTGTGCGACACCGAGACGCGGCGCTTCAACCAGGAGGCCGCGGGGCTTCCGCAGGAAGCGGTTCTCCTAACCGTCAGCGTCGATCTTCCCTTTGCCCAGAAGAGGTGGTGCGGTGCCGCCGGCATCGACCGCGTCATCACCCTTTCCGACTACCGCGACCGCTCCTTCGGCCAGGCGTACGGGGTGGTCATCGACGAGCTGAAGCTCCTTTCCCGCTCCATCTTCGTCATCGACCGGGACAACACCATCCGTTATATCCAGCACGTGCCGGAGATAACACAGGAGCCGGACTACGCGGCGGTGCTCGCTGCGGCGCGGCAGCTTCTGTAG